A stretch of Gymnodinialimonas phycosphaerae DNA encodes these proteins:
- a CDS encoding GNAT family N-acetyltransferase, which produces MTPPSAHLSPIDLTLTGTHVTLKPLSHDHHDPLAHASAAGQLHKLWYTSVPSADGMAAEITRRLAERDAGRMIPFTQVDASGTPVGMTTYMNIDHATPRVEIGSTWIGPNAQRGPLNTEAKRLLLAHAFEVWGCLAVEFRTHRLNQQSRSAIERLGAQFDGILRAHMRSPNGTTRDTAVYSITAPEWPVVRSHLDWQILRPR; this is translated from the coding sequence ATGACGCCCCCCTCTGCCCACCTCAGCCCCATCGATCTGACGCTGACGGGCACCCACGTCACGCTCAAGCCCCTTAGTCACGACCACCACGACCCACTGGCTCACGCCAGTGCGGCCGGGCAATTGCACAAGTTGTGGTACACCAGCGTCCCCTCGGCCGACGGCATGGCCGCCGAGATCACCCGCCGCCTGGCCGAGCGCGACGCGGGCAGGATGATTCCCTTCACGCAAGTGGACGCATCCGGCACGCCCGTCGGCATGACCACCTATATGAACATCGACCACGCCACACCGCGCGTTGAAATCGGCTCTACCTGGATCGGTCCAAACGCCCAACGCGGGCCGCTGAATACCGAGGCCAAGCGGCTGTTGCTTGCCCATGCGTTTGAGGTCTGGGGCTGCCTGGCGGTCGAGTTCCGCACCCACCGCCTGAACCAGCAAAGCCGCAGCGCGATTGAACGCCTCGGCGCCCAGTTCGACGGTATCCTGCGCGCCCATATGCGCAGCCCGAATGGGACGACCCGCGACACCGCCGTCTATTCCATCACCGCCCCCGAATGGCCGGTGGTGCGCAGCCACCTCGACTGGCAGATCTTGAGGCCACGATGA
- a CDS encoding DNA alkylation repair protein: MNVDDALAALRAHADPEKAAGMASYHKADREYLGLSNAITGDLATQWRKDAADQAALVALAQGLWDTDIFEARIAAGKLFLQARMRPDDTLAWGWITSVVPQFDSWAIADAVAQSAQKRLVQDPSRLDLLEEWTQAEHLWTRRAAFVFTLSFVKSRHPSATEKAARDRVLNWAAALAQDPEWFIQKAIAWWLRDLSKRDQDAARIWLEHNGDRLKPFAAKEAARYLP, translated from the coding sequence ATGAATGTAGATGACGCCCTCGCCGCCCTGCGCGCCCATGCTGACCCTGAAAAGGCCGCTGGCATGGCCTCCTATCACAAGGCGGACCGCGAATATCTGGGCCTATCCAACGCCATCACCGGCGATCTGGCGACCCAGTGGCGCAAGGACGCTGCCGACCAGGCGGCGCTGGTTGCCCTCGCCCAAGGCCTCTGGGACACGGATATCTTTGAGGCCCGCATCGCCGCCGGAAAGCTGTTCCTGCAAGCCCGTATGCGACCCGACGACACGCTTGCGTGGGGCTGGATCACCTCTGTCGTTCCGCAATTCGATTCCTGGGCCATCGCCGATGCCGTGGCCCAAAGCGCCCAGAAACGTCTTGTCCAGGACCCCTCTCGCCTCGATCTTCTGGAAGAGTGGACCCAGGCCGAGCACCTTTGGACCCGCCGCGCGGCCTTTGTGTTCACCCTATCCTTCGTAAAATCCCGCCACCCCTCTGCCACAGAGAAAGCCGCGCGCGATCGCGTGCTCAATTGGGCCGCGGCACTTGCGCAGGATCCCGAATGGTTCATCCAGAAAGCCATTGCCTGGTGGCTGCGGGACCTCTCCAAGCGCGACCAGGATGCCGCGCGCATCTGGCTTGAACACAACGGCGACCGCCTCAAACCGTTCGCCGCCAAGGAGGCCGCTCGCTACCTCCCCTGA
- a CDS encoding threonine dehydratase has product MKLTEHDLQEAARIVYTGMPPTPQYAWPQLAKRLGCEVWVKHENHTATGAFKLRGAITFMDWLLKTHPDMPGICTATRGNHGQGQARAAVAAGLTAKVYVPRGNSVEKNAAMRAFGAEVIEFGDDFDESRAEAIRVAEAEGLFLVPPFNEAIVRGVATYAWELFTAVPDLDTVYVPIGCGSGICGTILARDALGVECDIVGVVSENAQTAKLSVEAGQLVETDSARTFADGMAVRMPVQAAFDIYSKGAARIMTVSDTEVAEAIRVYYRDIHNLAEGAGAAPLAALMQEKEAMAGKKVGVILCGGNIDTEWFLTVMSGGVPEV; this is encoded by the coding sequence ATGAAGTTGACCGAACACGACCTGCAAGAGGCCGCCCGCATCGTCTACACCGGGATGCCCCCCACCCCGCAATACGCCTGGCCGCAACTGGCCAAGCGGTTGGGATGCGAGGTCTGGGTGAAGCACGAGAACCACACCGCCACCGGCGCCTTCAAGCTGCGCGGCGCGATCACCTTCATGGATTGGCTGTTGAAGACGCACCCCGATATGCCGGGCATCTGCACGGCAACGCGCGGCAACCACGGCCAGGGTCAGGCCCGCGCAGCGGTGGCAGCGGGCCTGACAGCCAAGGTCTACGTGCCAAGGGGAAATTCGGTGGAGAAAAACGCCGCCATGCGGGCTTTCGGGGCCGAGGTGATCGAGTTCGGCGACGATTTCGACGAGTCGCGCGCCGAGGCGATCCGGGTGGCGGAAGCAGAGGGGTTGTTCCTTGTACCGCCATTCAACGAGGCGATCGTACGGGGCGTGGCAACCTACGCGTGGGAGTTGTTCACGGCGGTGCCGGATCTGGACACCGTTTATGTGCCCATCGGCTGCGGCTCGGGCATCTGCGGGACGATCCTGGCGCGCGACGCGCTTGGGGTGGAGTGTGACATCGTCGGCGTGGTGAGCGAGAACGCGCAGACGGCGAAGCTTTCCGTAGAAGCGGGACAGCTGGTCGAGACGGACAGCGCGCGGACGTTTGCCGACGGCATGGCCGTGCGGATGCCGGTGCAAGCGGCTTTCGACATCTATTCCAAGGGCGCGGCGCGGATCATGACCGTCTCGGACACCGAGGTCGCCGAGGCGATCCGGGTCTACTACCGCGACATCCACAATCTGGCGGAAGGGGCTGGCGCGGCGCCGCTGGCGGCGCTGATGCAGGAAAAGGAAGCGATGGCCGGGAAAAAAGTGGGCGTGATCCTATGTGGCGGCAACATCGACACAGAGTGGTTTCTGACCGTGATGTCGGGGGGCGTGCCCGAGGTGTGA
- a CDS encoding SDR family NAD(P)-dependent oxidoreductase, translated as MAIVISGANRGIGAGLAAHYAAAGAQVIGTSRGGAAGTAGATLDVTDPASIAAFAEGLGQTKIDTLICNAGVFPDRHEDTATGYAPELWARTFATNVTGVFLTVQALLPNLKAAPAPKIAIIASQMGSSLKAGGNGLIYRASKAAAINLGRNLAVDLKPSGIAVGIYHPGWVRTEMGGDAAAISIDESVAGLGARIADLGLETTGIFLNWDGSPQDY; from the coding sequence ATGGCTATCGTGATTTCAGGGGCCAACCGGGGCATCGGCGCGGGCTTGGCGGCCCATTACGCGGCGGCGGGCGCGCAAGTGATCGGCACTTCGCGCGGCGGGGCAGCGGGCACGGCGGGTGCGACGCTGGATGTGACGGATCCGGCCTCCATCGCGGCCTTCGCCGAAGGCTTGGGCCAGACAAAAATCGACACGCTGATCTGCAATGCGGGCGTGTTCCCGGACCGGCACGAGGACACCGCCACCGGCTACGCGCCGGAGCTTTGGGCCAGGACCTTCGCCACCAATGTCACCGGGGTCTTCCTGACGGTGCAGGCGCTGCTGCCCAACTTGAAAGCCGCCCCCGCACCGAAAATCGCCATCATCGCAAGCCAGATGGGATCGTCCCTCAAGGCGGGCGGCAATGGGTTGATCTACCGCGCCTCCAAGGCGGCGGCGATCAATCTGGGGCGTAACCTTGCCGTTGACCTGAAACCCAGCGGCATTGCCGTTGGCATCTACCACCCCGGTTGGGTGCGAACCGAGATGGGCGGAGACGCCGCCGCGATCAGCATCGACGAAAGCGTCGCGGGCCTTGGCGCGCGGATTGCGGACCTTGGGCTTGAGACAACCGGCATTTTCCTGAACTGGGACGGCAGCCCACAGGATTACTGA
- a CDS encoding aspartate kinase codes for MPLLVMKFGGTSVATLDRIRRAAKRVGREVANGYDVIVIVSAMSGETNKLVGFVEETGPFYDAREYDAVVSSGENVTAGLMALTLQEMEVPARSWQGWQVPLLTTDAHASARIEEIPTANLNAKFGEGMRVAVVAGFQGISPEGRITTLGRGGSDTTAVAFAAAFGAERCDIYTDVDGVYTTDPRITTKARKLDRIAFEEMLELASLGAKVLQTRSVELAMRYKVRLRVLSSFEEPSDDAGTLVCPEEEIMESNVVAGVAYSRDEAKMTLQSVEDRPGIAAAIFGPLAEAGVNVDMIVQNISDGGITDMTFSCPVGEVARAEKAMDDAKAAGDISFASLIADKDVAKVSIVGIGMRSHAGVAAKMFQTLRDEGVNIKVITTSEIKVSVLIDRKYMELAVQALHDAFELEKAA; via the coding sequence ATGCCCCTTCTTGTGATGAAATTCGGCGGCACGTCTGTCGCCACGCTTGATCGTATCCGCCGTGCAGCCAAGCGCGTGGGGCGTGAAGTTGCCAATGGGTACGACGTGATCGTCATCGTGTCGGCGATGTCTGGCGAGACCAACAAACTTGTGGGTTTTGTCGAAGAGACGGGCCCTTTCTACGACGCCCGCGAATATGATGCCGTCGTTTCCAGCGGCGAGAATGTGACCGCGGGCCTCATGGCGCTGACCCTTCAGGAAATGGAGGTGCCCGCGCGGTCCTGGCAGGGCTGGCAGGTGCCACTTCTGACCACCGACGCCCACGCCTCGGCCCGGATCGAGGAAATCCCCACCGCCAATCTGAACGCCAAGTTCGGTGAGGGCATGCGCGTGGCCGTCGTGGCCGGCTTCCAGGGCATCTCGCCCGAGGGGCGGATCACGACGCTGGGGCGTGGTGGGTCCGACACCACCGCCGTGGCCTTTGCAGCGGCGTTCGGGGCCGAGCGGTGTGACATCTACACCGACGTCGACGGCGTCTACACAACGGACCCGCGCATCACCACCAAGGCCCGCAAGCTGGATCGCATCGCGTTCGAAGAGATGTTGGAACTGGCCTCGCTTGGGGCCAAGGTCCTGCAAACCCGTTCCGTTGAACTCGCCATGCGCTACAAAGTCCGCCTGCGCGTTCTGTCATCGTTTGAGGAGCCGTCGGACGACGCCGGCACCCTTGTCTGCCCGGAGGAAGAAATCATGGAATCCAACGTTGTGGCCGGGGTCGCCTATTCCCGCGATGAAGCCAAAATGACCCTTCAGTCTGTCGAGGACCGCCCCGGCATCGCCGCCGCGATCTTCGGCCCCCTGGCCGAGGCGGGCGTGAACGTCGACATGATTGTCCAGAACATCTCGGACGGCGGGATCACGGATATGACCTTCTCTTGTCCGGTGGGCGAGGTCGCGCGGGCCGAGAAAGCGATGGATGATGCAAAAGCGGCGGGCGATATCAGTTTTGCCTCGCTGATTGCCGACAAGGACGTGGCCAAGGTGTCCATCGTGGGTATCGGCATGCGCAGCCATGCCGGTGTGGCCGCCAAGATGTTCCAGACGCTTCGCGATGAGGGCGTGAACATCAAGGTGATCACCACGTCCGAGATCAAGGTCAGCGTGCTGATCGACCGAAAGTACATGGAATTGGCCGTTCAGGCGCTTCATGACGCGTTCGAGTTGGAAAAGGCGGCCTGA
- a CDS encoding DMT family transporter: protein MQHARTSLLATATVIGSGLLWGFYWVPVRELNALGLSGAWGTLAITLAAALVLWPVVVFRNRKLWRSDPGALAAIALGGVAFCLYSIGFVYGHVAIIILLFFLTPVWSTLIGRFVMGWDTPALRLVAIVVGLLGLATMLSAGGGVPLPRGLGEWMALAAGLLWAISTTVIRVRPGPAPLEAAFVFAVGAAVASAAMAPGLGASPGVIHWGSVAIWACVAGLLWWGPAIAALMWATTQLDPVRVGILLMSEVLVGAASAALIAGETLSPIEVIGGSLVLCAGVLEVWPVKRHR from the coding sequence ATGCAACACGCGCGCACATCATTACTCGCGACGGCGACCGTTATCGGATCAGGCCTGTTGTGGGGCTTCTACTGGGTTCCGGTCCGCGAACTGAATGCCCTTGGGTTGTCGGGTGCCTGGGGCACCCTGGCGATCACGTTGGCCGCGGCTCTGGTGCTGTGGCCGGTTGTCGTCTTTCGCAACAGAAAACTCTGGCGGTCAGACCCGGGGGCATTGGCGGCCATTGCCTTGGGTGGCGTGGCGTTCTGCCTCTATTCCATTGGCTTTGTTTACGGCCATGTCGCGATCATCATCCTGTTGTTTTTCCTGACCCCGGTCTGGAGCACCCTGATCGGCCGTTTCGTCATGGGCTGGGACACGCCCGCCTTGCGTTTGGTGGCGATCGTGGTCGGCCTGTTGGGGCTGGCAACCATGTTGAGCGCGGGAGGAGGTGTGCCGCTGCCCAGGGGCCTTGGCGAATGGATGGCACTGGCGGCGGGGCTGCTATGGGCGATATCCACCACCGTCATCCGCGTGCGCCCGGGGCCCGCGCCGCTGGAGGCGGCATTCGTCTTTGCGGTGGGGGCAGCCGTGGCGTCAGCGGCCATGGCGCCCGGTCTTGGCGCGTCGCCGGGTGTGATCCACTGGGGGAGCGTTGCGATCTGGGCGTGCGTCGCCGGGCTTCTGTGGTGGGGGCCAGCCATTGCCGCGTTGATGTGGGCCACGACGCAGTTGGACCCGGTGCGGGTCGGGATCTTGTTGATGTCAGAAGTGTTGGTCGGCGCAGCCTCTGCGGCGCTGATCGCCGGAGAGACCCTAAGCCCGATAGAGGTGATCGGCGGCAGCTTGGTGCTCTGCGCAGGTGTCCTCGAAGTTTGGCCGGTAAAGCGGCACCGCTAG
- a CDS encoding SCO family protein codes for MIARALLALCVGFLSAQTAAAQSLTDAVGGSFMLTDHTGAARTEVDPDGQPQLLFFGYANCQEICSAVFPTMASIVDILAEDGTTLRPLMITVDPDRDTVDTMAEALHVHHPTFVGLTGTEDALQAAYEAYSVEFEELFVDPFYGTVFSHGSFIYLLDGNGTVLTLLPPVLGPEMMAQIVSGYLNEAS; via the coding sequence ATGATCGCCCGCGCCCTTTTGGCTCTTTGCGTGGGCTTCCTGTCCGCGCAGACAGCCGCCGCCCAAAGCCTGACCGATGCGGTGGGCGGAAGCTTCATGCTGACCGATCACACCGGGGCCGCGCGCACGGAAGTCGACCCAGACGGCCAGCCACAACTGCTGTTCTTCGGCTATGCCAACTGCCAGGAAATCTGCTCTGCCGTGTTCCCCACGATGGCCTCTATCGTGGACATTCTGGCCGAGGACGGAACGACCCTTCGTCCCCTGATGATCACGGTAGATCCCGACCGCGACACCGTGGATACGATGGCCGAGGCACTGCACGTCCATCACCCGACCTTCGTGGGCCTCACCGGCACCGAGGACGCGCTACAAGCGGCCTACGAGGCCTATTCCGTCGAATTTGAAGAACTTTTCGTGGATCCGTTTTACGGCACTGTCTTCTCTCATGGATCGTTCATCTACCTTCTGGATGGCAACGGCACGGTGCTGACCCTGCTGCCGCCAGTGCTGGGGCCCGAGATGATGGCTCAGATCGTTTCCGGCTATCTGAACGAGGCAAGCTAG
- a CDS encoding rhodanese-like domain-containing protein: MDRRRVLIGAGALALVGGAFAATEGRNLFYSALSEGVDQQIDVTTAHTMASAGEILLIDIRRPDEWAATGSPVPSHRLDMRREDFAQALLALTGGATDTPVALICARGVRSSRLTNQLVGAGFTNIMDVPEGMFGSGAGPGWIREGLPVDRS; encoded by the coding sequence ATGGATCGCAGGCGGGTCTTGATCGGCGCGGGCGCTTTGGCGCTTGTGGGCGGTGCGTTCGCGGCCACCGAGGGCCGCAACCTGTTCTATTCCGCCCTGTCAGAGGGCGTCGATCAACAGATCGACGTCACAACCGCCCACACGATGGCGTCTGCGGGGGAAATACTGTTGATCGACATCCGTCGCCCCGATGAATGGGCGGCCACCGGCAGCCCGGTTCCCAGCCATCGCCTCGACATGCGCCGCGAGGATTTTGCGCAGGCGCTGCTGGCGCTGACCGGCGGCGCAACGGACACGCCCGTGGCTCTGATCTGCGCGCGCGGGGTGCGGTCGTCGCGGCTTACCAACCAGTTGGTCGGCGCGGGCTTCACCAACATCATGGACGTTCCCGAAGGCATGTTCGGCTCTGGTGCCGGGCCCGGCTGGATCCGCGAAGGGCTGCCCGTGGACCGAAGCTAG